In Helianthus annuus cultivar XRQ/B chromosome 9, HanXRQr2.0-SUNRISE, whole genome shotgun sequence, the following are encoded in one genomic region:
- the LOC110876829 gene encoding uncharacterized protein LOC110876829, which produces MNKEIRQKDTKETNRDQQDLKYNTDLYNRDLRTDKTLQQLSLNFDELDHAISKDGETSTPVAYQEIDKGTAVSDFVEVDDAIIKDDEFQSLLKSLAPPEIDMSVFSNLLDFDTIIKNHDFETLVTSLASIESDSDDGYSYWEQLGLDNNNEDEFESLQALLAPIENDKCASDDFTFDGIMEHITNCSNRHNRTKDDTLRDICEMVNIGLGRGDFRKDQLGVTPSEGAQRIVELAYWYKIPLRSAPGERIRLNSDTLTFVRAIACFPHMASSLLCKTFGMAKNGANSGLASEQLPDSMKHSGFPGLIPKCCDPYLMKAYLFSHTAYMVDFGKLINPGDKRGVKAIALNQLEYSKAGVEKLPYDDEFRVAILREVGLTDPAVFKKIVDVCNNVCKVVDEPELTWETAEKNLIKNNMICFFEDHSKDVAVGEQVKDLADKLMAASMRDSFFP; this is translated from the exons ATGAACAAAGAAATACGACAAAAGGATACAAAAGAAACAAACAGAGATCAACAAGATCTCAAATACAACACTGATCTCTACAACAGAGATCTAAGAACAGATAAAACTCTTCAACAG CTTTCTTTAAACTTTGATGAACTTGATCATGCCATCAGCAAAGACGGTGAAACTTCAACTCCTGTTGCTTACCAAGAGATTGACAAGGGTACTGCTGTTTCTGATTTTGTTGAAGTGGACGATGCTATCATAAAAGATGATGAATTTCAATCACTGCTGAAGTCTCTTGCTCCTCCAGAGATTGACATGTCTGTCTTTTCTAATCTTCTTGATTTTGATACTATCATCAAGAATCATGACTTTGAAACACTGGTAACGTCTCTTGCTTCTATCGAATCTGATTCAGATGACGGTTATAGTTATTGGGAACAACTGGGTCTTGATAACAACAATGAGGATGAATTTGAATCGCTTCAAGCGTTGCTTGCTCCTATAGAGAATGACAAGTGTGCTTCTGATGATTTCACGTTTGATGGTATCATGGAGCACATCACCAACTGTTCAAATCGTCATAATAGGACGAAGGATGACACACTTAGAGATATTTGTGAAATGGTTAACATAGGGCTAGGTCGTGGTGACTTTAGAAAGGATCAGCTTGGAGTAACACCTTCTGAAGGTGCTCAAAGAATTGTGGAACTTGCTTATTGGTATAAGATTCCTCTCAGATCAGCCCCTGGGGAAAGGATCCGACTGAATAGCGACACTTTAACTTTTGTTCGTGCTATAGCTTGTTTCCCGCATATGGCAAGTTCTTTACTGTGTAAAACATTTGGAATGGCGAAGAATGGTGCAAATTCTGGTTTAGCTTCTGAGCAACTGCCTGATTCAATGAAGCATTCGGGATTTCCGGGTTTAATTCCCAAGTGTTGTGACCCTTATTTGATGAAAGCTTATTTGTTTTCTCATACCGCCTATATGGTTGATTTTGGCAAGTTGATCAACCCGGGTGATAAGAGGGGCGTGAAAGCAATAGCGTTAAATCAGCTTGAGTATTCTAAGGCTGGAGTTGAAAAGTTACCATATGATGATGAGTTTAGAGTTGCTATTTTAAGAGAGGTTGGTTTGACGGACCCTGCTGTTTTCAAGAAGATCGTTGATGTTTGTAACAATGTGTGTAAGGTGGTTGATGAGCCTGAGCTAACCTGGGAAACTGCTGAGAAGAATCTTATCAAGAATAACATGATATGTTTTTTTGAAGATCATAGCAAGGATGTGGCTGTTGGTGAGCAAGTGAAGGATTTGGCTGATAAGCTGATGGCGGCTAGTATGCGTGATTCTTTCTTTCCGTGA
- the LOC110876830 gene encoding uncharacterized protein LOC110876830, translating into MTAEMAYGDGCNGDCSCRPETTLVPAGEHISQDIGAGRNQVLMVAGSWGGGCRMLLRLSEENAAFLTDTFKNEEIKRVVFECGADKAPRPDDKRCISSFITLVPKSKDPVGMRDYRPINLIGVISKTVSMVLANRLKKVIGSVISKNQTAFLKGSCSKGIRQGDSLSPFLFVFVMEALSSIFCKAGLEGIFKGIQTPNNGLVISHPFYADNALILGDWDRGNVKNVARCLRIFYLCSGLKINLHKSYLNGLGVVSEDIKDMVNVIGCNTDSIPLSYLGIKVGANMNRIRNWDPIMDIFDKRLSVWKAKTMSIGGRLTLINSVLESLPICYFSLYKAPAGVIRVLKLR; encoded by the exons ATGACGGCGGAGATGGCTTACGGTGATGGTTGCAATGGTGATTGTAGTTGCCGACCGGAGACGACATTGGTGCCGGCAGGAGAGCACATTAGCCAAGACATTGGTGCCGGCAGGAACCAGGTGCTCATGGTTGCTGGAAGCTGGGGAGGTGGTTGTCGGATGCTGCTG AGGCTTTCGGAGGAAAACGCGGCGTTCCTGACAGATACATTTAAGAACGAGGAGATTAAGAGAGTTGTGTTCGAGTGTGGGGCTGACAAAGCTCCTAGGCCAGACG ACAAAAGGTGCATCTCTTCTTTTATAACCCTTGTCCCTAAAAGCAAGGACCCGGTGGGGATGAGAGATTATCGTCCGATTAACCTTATTGGTGTGATTAGTAAAACTGTTTCTATGGTTCTCGCTAATCGTCTCAAAAAGGTCATAGGTTCGGTCATTTCGAAAAACCAAACGGCGTTTCTTAAAGGCAG TTGTTCTAAAGGGATCAGACAGGGTGACTCGTTATCTCCATTTTTGTTCGTTTTTGTTATGGAAGCCCTGTCCAGCATTTTCTGCAAAGCAGGGCTTGAGGGTATTTTCAAAGGCATTCAAACGCCGAATAACGGACTGGTTATTTCTCATCCCTTTTATGCGGACAATGCTCTTATTTTGGGGGACTGGGATAGGGGGAATGTTAAGAATGTGGCTAGATGTCTTAGAATTTTTTACTTATGCTCGGGTCTTAAAATAAACCTTCATAAATCTTACTTAAATGGGTTGGGGGTGGTTAGTGAAGACATAAAAGATATGGTCAATGTGATTGGGTGTAATACTGATAGCATCCCGTTATCTTATTTGGGTATAAAGGTGGGGGCCAATATGAACAGAATAAGAAATTGGGATCCGATTATGGATATTTTTGATAAAAGACTATCGGTTTGGAAAGCTAAAACTATGTCTATAGGAGGGAGACTTACTCTAATTAACTCTGTTTTGGAGAGTCTGCCTATTTGTTACTTTTCTTTATATAAAGCTCCAGCTGGTGTTATTAGGGTCTTGAAGCTAAGATGA